The nucleotide sequence ATCTATCCATCGGTGTTTATCGTTAAGCTCGATCAAGAGCAGCACGCATTCAAACGGGTGTCATACAGCTATGCTGATATCTTGACAGAATCCGTTGAAGTGATGCTGTGTAATGACGAGGGTCAAGTCCGCATCAACTATTTACCGAACTAAACAGGTTATTGCACGGGCAGCAGCTCGCTTTTTAAAGCGAAGCGGCTGCCCGTTTTGCATGCTTCAAGACGTGTTGGGCATTCTAAGGGTGCGCTAGCTAAGCGTCAAATAACGCGAAGGAGGCGATCATATGAGCCGAAGAAGACGAAGCACGATGTCGGAGGAGTTCAAGGCAGAAATTGCAAAGGATCTTGGGTTTTATGATATTGTACAGCAGGAAGGCTGGGGTGGAATTCGCACGAAAGACGCAGGCAACATGGTAAAGCGAGCAATTCAAATTGCAGAACAAGCGATCTCCAAAAATCCACAAGCTTAAGAATCACCTTAGAAGTCGAATATGCCGTTAAGTGGCGATTCGGCTTCTTATTTTGTTATAATAAGTAAAGGTGATAATGCAGATGAAAATCTATGAGAAAGCACCAGCTAAGATTAATTTGCTGCTGGACGTATTACGCAAGCGTGATGATGGCTTTCATGAGGTAGAGATGATCATGACGATGGTCGACCTTGCCGATCGTCTTGAGATGGAGGAATTACCTCGTGATCAGATCGTACTTACGAGCCAGGTAGGATTTATCCCGCTGGATGAAAAGAACTTGGCCTTTCAAGCGGCTAAGCTTATTAAAGAGCGTTACAGCGTAAAGCGGGGCGTCTATATTCATCTGGATAAGCAGATTCCAGTAGCAGCCGGACTGGCAGGCGGGAGCAGCGATGCAGCAGCCACGCTTAAAGGCTTGAATCGTCTTTGGGATTTGCAGCTCAGCACAGCGGAGCTTGAGAAGTTAGGAGCGGAGCTTGGATCGGATGTGCCGTTCTGTGTTCGTGGAGGTACTGCGATCGCTAGAGGACGCGGTGAACAACTGGAGAGCATATCTTCACCGCCGCAATGCTGGGTCATCTTAGCGAAGCCACCGATTAACGTATCGACTGCAGATGTTTATGGTAAATTTCGTGTGAGTGAACTTAAAGCGCATCCTTCCATTACGAATATGCGATCGGCGATTGAACGCCAATCGTTCTCTGATATCTGTTCGACGTTAGGTAACGTGCTTGAAACAGTCACACTTGATCGATATCCAGAGGTTCGACAAGTGAAGGATTGTATGGTGAAGCTTGGAGCTGATGGTGTACTCATGTCAGGCAGCGGTCCGACTGTATTCGGTCTTGTTTCCAAGGAAGCGAAGGTTTCAAAAATATATAATGGACTCAGAGGCTTCTGCAAAGAGGTGTTCGTTGTAAGGATGCTTACATAAATCCGAATATTTAAAAGACGTGGAGCTCACTTTGTTGCTCAAAACCGTATAAAAATGTTATGATTGCAAAATAACATTCGGATTTGGACGGAGTGAGATCTGTGAAAAAGTTGAAGCGCAGCGCACGGCTCGTTGAAATGACACAATATTTATTAGCACGTCCACATACGTTGATTTCTTTGACCGCATTCGCAGATCGTTATCAATCTGCGAAATCCTCAATTAGCGAAGATTTGGCGATTATTAAAGAAGTGTTTGCTGATGAGGGAATCGGTGATCTAAGTACACATGCAGGTGCTGCTGGAGGCGTTCGTTTTGTGCCTCAGTGTCGGAAAGATGTTGCACTTCAACAAATCAAGTCCATTATAAGCGAGCTGCAGCAACCGGATCGATTGCTTCCCGGTGGCTACTTGTACATGACGGACTTGCTCGGACAGCCTGGCATGATGCAAGAGGTTGGCCGGATGTTCGCTTCTGCATTCGCAGATCGGAATATTGATGTCATTATGACGGTGGAGACCAAGGGGATTCCGCTTGCTCATGCGACAGCAGCATTTCTAAATCTGCCTGTCGTCATTGTGCGTAGAGATCATAAAGTGACAGAGGGTTCAGCTGTAAGCATTAATTACGTATCCGGCTCAACGAAGCGAATTCAGACCATGTCTTTAGCGCGTCGGGCGCTGAAGGAAGAATCTCGCGTACTTATCATCGATGACTTTATGAAAGCAGGGGGCACCATTCAAGGGATGGTAGATCTCCTTCATGAGTTTCGAGCTGTTGTCGCGGGTGTCGGTGTGTTCGTAGAGTCAGGAGAGATAGAGCACGAGGAACGATTGCTACAGGATTATGTATCGCTCGCACGGTTAACAGAAGTCGATTTGAAATCTCGGCACATTACGATTCAGCCTGGTAACTTTTTTGACTTGTCAGAGAGCATATAAGAGGGAGGAAAAGTGATGACACTTCACATTGTATCTACAGACGCAGCTCCTGCCGCAATTGGTCCTTATGCACAAGCTGTCCGTGTAGGCAATCTAATCTATACGTCGGGACAAATTCCATTGACGCCTGCTGGCGACCTCGTTGCAGGTGGTATTGAAGAACAGACGCAGCAAGTGTTGAACAACTTGAAAGCTGTATTAGCGGCAGAGGGGTCCTCCCTTCAAGATGTTGTGAAGACAACGGTATTTTTGAAAGATATGAATCAGTTTTCAATCTTTAATTCGGTATATGCATCCTACTTTGGAGAGCATACTCCTGCCCGATCTACAGTAGAAGTGGCAAGGCTCCCCAAAGATGTTCTTGTCGAAATTGAAGCGATTGTCACGATTCCTGTCGAAACTGACAAGAACTAAAAATTTTTTTCAAAAATTGGCTGTTGTTTTCCAAATTAAAGAAGGAATTTGCACCGTTTTGTGGAATATTACACCAAGTCTTCTAGAAGGACAAAGGTGGTGAACAGAAGGTGCAAATTACAGATGTGAGACTCCGTAGAGTGAATTCGGAGGGGCGCATGAAGGCTATTGCTTCGATTACAATCGATAACGAATTCGTTGTACACGATATTCGCGTGATTGATGGAAACAATGGCATGTTCGTGGCGATGCCTAGCAAGCGGACCCCAGATGGGGAATTCCGAGATATTGCTCATCCGATCTCTTCCGGTACGCGCGAGAAAATTCAAGCTGCTGTATTGGCTGAATATGAGCGTGCGGCTCAAGATGAAGAAATATTGGTAGAAGAAGGCGCTTCATAAAGAAATGAACTTTTTTATCCATACTTCTCTACAATTGAGATGGAGGGCCTCCTAGGCTCTCTTTTCTTTTGATTCATAATAAGCTATGATGCTTTGTAATTGAGTATATAAGCGCGAGAGGGGATAGTTTGACCATGAAGAAGCTTGCAATCGTGCTTGCGGCGGGTCAAGGAAAGCGAATGAAATCTAAGTTGTATAAGGTGCTGCACCAGGTGTGTGATAAGCCCATGGTGTCTCACGCTTTAGATAGCGTACGCGAAGCAGGATGCGAACGAATTGTTGTCGTTGTAGGGCACGGTGCGGATGCTGTTCAAGAGGTATTAGGAGATAGTGTAGAGTATGCGCTTCAAGCAGAGCAGCTAGGTACGGGTCATGCGGTCAGTCAGGCAGCACCTTTGCTCGGTGAAGAAGAGGGTGTAACGATTGTAACGTATGGAGATACGCCGCTCGTTGATCCCGATACAATCAAGCTGATGATGGCGTTGCATCTTGAGCAATCTGCAGCAGCAACGGTGTTGACTGCAAACGTAAGTGATCCAACAGGATTAGGACGTATTATTCGTGGTGAAACTGGAGAAGTGCTACGAATAGTAGAGCAGAAGGATTGTACCAAAGAGGAAGCAACAATTACAGAGATCAATACAGGTACTTACTGTTTCGATAATCGCAAGCTATTTTCAGCTCTGCGTGAAGTAAAGAACGATAACTCACAGGGTGAATATTACGCTACGGATGTCATTGGAATTTTACGTGACCAGGGAGAAAGAATTTCCGCATATATGTGTGAGGATCCCACTGAAGCGATTGGTGTGAATGACCGATTAGCACTTGGTGAAGCGGAGCGGGTTATGCGGATGCGCATTAATGCCAATCATCAATTAAATGGCGTAACACTAATTGACCCGGAGCATACCTATATCGGGGCTAATGTGCAAATTGGTGCAGATACGATTATTTATCCAGGTACGGTGCTTCGTGGCAACACTGTAGTCGGTACAGATTGCGTCATTGGTCCTCAGTCGGAGCTAAGGGATACGATTGTAGGTAGCGGTTCAACGGTTCGTCAGACGGTTGCAGAAAACGCAGTTGTTGGAGATGAGTGCAGTGTTGGACCGTTCGCCTATTTGCGACCAGGTACTGTTCTCGGACGTCATGTGAAAATTGGTGATTTCGTTGAAATTAAAAATACGATAATCGGCGAGCATAGTAAGGTGCCTCATCTAAGCTATGTAGGCGATGCAATCGTTGGCACGAATGTCAACATTGGCTGTGGTGCGATTACTGCCAATTATGATGGGTTCAATAAGTCGAAGACAGAGATTGGCGACAATGCCTTCATCGGCAGCAACAGCAACCTTATTGCTCCTGTAAAGATTGGTAGTGGGGCTTATGTTGTTGCGGGCTCGACAATTACACAAAATGTGCTTGATAATGACGTTGCTATCGCACGTGAACGTCAAGTCAATAAACCGGGATATGCAGATAAGATTCGTGCTCGTGCTCGAGCTAAGAAAGATAGAGAAAAAACAGATAACAATCAATAATTATATTAATAAAGGCGGTAATCATCATGGCTTATCCGGATAATACTCTCAAGATTTTTTCAGGCAGCTCGAATCCACGGTTGGCACAATCGATTGCTAGTCATATTGGTGTGGAGCTCGGCAAGTCGGTCGTCAACCGATTTAGTGATGGTGAAATTCACGTGCGGTTGAACGAAAGTGTACGTGGTAGTGATGTATACGTGGTGCAATCGACGTCTGATCCGGTTAATGAGCACTTAATGGAGTTGCTGGTAATGGTAGATGCGCTGAAACGGGCTTCTGCCAAGACGATTAATGTCGTCATTCCCTATTATGGATATGGACGGCAAGACCGCAAAGCACGTTCGAGAGATCCGATAACAGCGAAGTTAGTTGCTAACCTGATTGAGACCGCTGGAACACACCGAGTCATTGCCATGGACTTGCACGCGATGCAAATTCAGGGCTTTTTCGATATTCCGGTCGATCATCTACTTGGAGTTCCGATTCTTGGTGAATATTTTCAAAGCAAAGCGCTTGATAAGCCTGTTGTCGTTTCCCCTGACCATGGTGGCGTTGTAAGAGCGCGAAGATTAGCGGATGAGTTGCAAGCTCCGCTTGCAATTATTGATAAGAGACGTCCCGAGCCGAATGTGGTGGAGGTGATGAACATTATCGGTGACGTATCTGGAAGAACGGCGATATTGATTGACGATATGATTGATACTGCGGGCACAATCTCTTTGGCGGCATCCGCTCTGAAGAAAGCGGGGGCGTTAGAAATTTATGCATGCTGCACACATCCAGTACTTTCTGGTCAAGCGATGGAGCGGCTTGCAAATGCACCGATTAAGGAAATCGTTGTGACGGATACGATCCATATGCGTGAGCATTGCCAATTGGATAAGCTAAAGGTACTATCCGTTGCACCGCTAATGGGCGAAGCAATTGTACGGATTCACGAGCAAATGTCGATTAGTAAGCTGTTTGAACCGAACGTTTAAGCTGTATACAGTCGGGTTACAATAGGATATGTCTATGTGAGGAGGTATTCCTATGAATCAGACTTTGCAGGTTGAGCAGAGGGAAGTAATGAGTCAGGGCGCGTTGCGTCAAATACGTTTAGCAGGGAAGCTACCGGGTGTTGTCTATGGAAAAGGCTTGGAATCACCAGTAACTATTACCTTGGAGTCGAAGCAGGTTCAAGCGTTGCTTCGAAGTAATCCACATTCAGTTATAGAGATGGATGTGCCGAGGATTGGCAAGCAGACCGTGATGATGGCTGAGATCCAAAGGGATTCGATGTCACGTGAAGTGCAACATATAGACTTCAAACGAATAGATATGAATGAGAAAATTCATACTTCTGTTCGTATTGAACTACAAGGCAAATCGATTGGCGAGCAGGAAGGCGGCATGATTCAGATCATCATGCACGAGCTTGAAATTGAATGTTACCCGAAGGATATTCCTGATGCGATTGTAGCCGATGTGAGTACACTTGCTGTGGGTGACCAACTATCGGTAAGTGATCTGAAGTTACCAGCGGGGGTGGCGTCGCGTGAGGAAGCAAGCACGGTGATCGTTTCGATCTTAGCGCCTCAGAAGGCACTCTCTGAAGATGAAGCGGATGCAGCGGCAGATAAAGCCGAAGAAGACCGCAAGCACTCAGAAGCGGCACAAGCAGTTGACAAGAAATAAGCAGGGGTCGTGCCGCGAGGCACGGCCCTTTGCACTGCTTAATAGCCGGGGCGCGAGATGAAGGTAAATTGTTGCCGACTGTAGAAGATATTGTTGATCAGAATGAACTCTTCACTACATTCCTCGATATAACCGATGTCTCTATAAAATTGTCCATAAAAAATTTGAACAGGAATTAAAGAGTGCATGTGGTCAATAAAGTGTTGGTCGTCAAAAATCATCTGACCATTGAAATACATATTCATACACCCGCTTATTGAGAAAATCTATATAATTAATATGACACGCCAGTAATCGCAATCGTTGCATATACACAAAATATTTTTCACCTATGCATGGGAGGTAGAGCTTGATCATGAAATGGATCGTCGGACTAGGAAACCCTGGTTCCACCTATGAAAATACACGCCACAATGCCGGATTTATGGTCATTGATGAGTTAGCGCGCAGATACAATGCAGATGTAAGCAGTAAAAAGTGTAAAGGGCTGGTTGGTGAGGCGAGAATTAACGATGAGAAGGTGGCTTTGCTAAAGCCGATGACCTACATGAATTTATCGGGAGAATCGCTTCGCGCATTTATGGATTTTTATAAGGTGAAGTTAGAGGATTGCATCGTCGTCTATGACGATCTCGATACAGAGGTCGGCCGAATCCGACTGCGCTATCAAGGGAGTGCGGGGGGACATAACGGCATTAAGTCGATCATCCAGCATACAGGGACACAGACGTTCAATCGCGTTCGAATGGGCATCTCTAGACCCGAGCCGGGTATGGTCATCTCAGACTACGTACTGTCTTCATTTCCTAAAAAAGAGCGTGATGCACTGAAGCAGATGATTGAAGAAGCAGCTGATGCGATTGAGCATGCGATTACGCATCCGTTCGAGCAGACGATGGCAATGTATAATGCCAAGCACTAACGGAAGCCGGGCATACTTGGCTTAAATAGGCGAACATCTGGGCATACTTAATCAGAATACGGCTATCGCCGCATATCCCCGATTAAGGAGGCATACATATGGCTGTAAAATACGTTTGTAGACATTGCCAGATGCCACTTGGAACGTTCGATAATGCGGATGTTTCAGAGTTTCGACTTGGTCTTCATTCCTTGACCCTCGATGAGCGAAAGCGTATAATAGCCTATAATTCCAACGGGGACGTGACCGTACGGGTAATATGCGATTATTGCAATCAGACATTGGACTCTAATCCAGAGCTGGCGTTGTTGTCCAATCCATTGCAATGAACAATTGCATCATCACGTTTTCACTTCTCAGGGGCCTTGGCATGATAATCAGAAAGCATAATCAGCTATTCATTTCTGATTGTCTACGCAAAGATTCTTCAGCGTTTAAGGACGCCGAAGATGTTTTTGCTTGTGCCGGGGCTTTTTCAATGATTTTAGCGATAGTAAATGGTGAAGATCAGAAAGGGGAAATGCCATGAAGCCGCTTCTTCAAGCTTTGGCAGTCGATCCCGATTTAATTAGCGTTATCGGTGGTTTAAAGGGAGGAATTCGTGAGCAGCTCGTCGCGGGGTTGTCCGGTTCCGCTCGTCAGATCGGCATTGCTGCTATGTATCGAGAATTGCAAAGGCCTCTTCTCGTTATTACACATAATATGTTCTCGGCACAGAAGATCGCGGACGATCTACAAGAAAGTCTGTCCGTTGAAGAAGTGTTACTCTACCCAGCAAACGAGCTAATCGCAGCTGAAACCGCAATCTCGAGTCCGGAAACTTCCGCTCGTCGTCTAGATGTACTGCTCAAACTCGCTGAAGGCTTCCGCGGGGTCATTGTGGTGCCTTTCGCCGGTGTTCGGCGATTCCAACCCGACCGAAACACCATGGCAGGCGCGCATATTCAATTGCAGGTCGGTCAGACGCTACGGATGGAGCAATTTCTTCGCGACATGATTGGCATGGGTTACGAGCGTGTTGATCGGGTGGAGCAGAAGGGGCATTTGAGCGTACGTGGAGGGATAGCAGATTATTTTCCACTTGCGTCTGCTCATGCGTATCGTATTGAATGGTTTGATGATGAGATTGATTCCATTCGTACCTTTGACCCAACTGACCAACGATCCATTGATAAACTAGAGTCTTGTACAGTACAGCCTTGCCGTGAGTGGATTGCGACGGAAAGAAGATTTCACAATGCAGCACAGCATGCCTCTGAATTGCTAGAGAAGCAGCTAGAGCGGATGAATGATCGTCAAGCGAAAGAGCGATTGCAGGGGGAAATTTCGAGAGAAATTGAACTATTGCGTCAGTGTATCTATTTCGATGAAATATACAAATATATTTCTCTACTTTACCCAGAACGTCAAACACTGCTTGATTATATTCCTAAAGATACAGTTCTTCTTATGGATGAACCGAGCAGATTAGGTGAAACCGCACGTCAACTCGAACGAGATGAATCAGAATGGTCGATGCATCTGCTTCAGCAGGGCAAATCGTTGCCTGGCTTTGTGCTAGGAATTGCAGCGGAGCAGGCACTTTATCCGAAAGCCTATCAAACTGTCTATCTATCGGTATTCGTTCGCCAAATCCCGCACACGCAGCCGCAAAATATTGTAAACTTCGTCTGTCGTTCAATGCAAAGCTTCCACGGTCAGATGAATGTGCTCAAGGCCGAGATGGAACGCTGGCGCAAGAGTGGCAGCCATATTGTAATGCTCGCAGGCAATACGGAGCGGGCAGATCGGATGCGCCGCGTACTCGAAGACTATCAGATTGAACCCCCTGAGATTTTGCAAGGTCATTTGCAGAATGGCTTTGAGTTGCCTGCAATTAAGCTAATCGTCATAACGGAAGGCGAGATGTTTACTCAGAAGCAGCGCAAAGCTAGACGCGTTGACCGGCATTTGGATAATGCAGAGCGGATTAAGAGCTATACGGAATTGAAGGTGGGCGATTATGTTGTTCATCAAAATCATGGCATCGGAAAATATCTCGGCATTGGCACGCTTGAAGTCGGGGGTATTCATAAAGATTATTTGCATATCGTGTATGCTGCGGGTGATCGTCTATCCGTTCCGGTTGAACAATTCGATCTGATTCAGAAGTACGTCGGTTCTGAAGAGAAGGAGCCGAAGGTTAGCAAGCTAGGTGGCGCGGATTGGAACCGTGTGAAATCCAAAGTCCAAAGCACAGTTAAAGATATCGCTGATGACCTCATTAAGCTGTATGCCGAGCGTCAAGCGACACATGGCTTCGGATTTGGCGAAGATACAAGTTATCAACAAGAGTTCGAAGCGATGTTCCCCTATGATGAGACGACGGATCAGCTTCGTGCGATTGAGGAAATTAAGATGGATATGCAAAAGCCGCGTCCTATGGATCGGTTGCTTTGTGGAGATGTTGGTTACGGTAAGACAGAGGTTGCGATCCGAGCGGCGTTCAAGGCAGCGATTGAAGGCAAGCAGGTTGCTGTGCTTGTGCCTACGACGATTTTGGCGCAGCAGCATTATGAGACATTTCGCGAGCGATTTTCAGGCTATCCGTTCCAGATCAAGGTGCTTAGTCGGTTCCGTACGCGCAAAGAGCAGACAGAGACAATTAAGGGGCTAAAGGCTGGTACGGTCGACGTATTGATCGGAACGCATCGCCTCCTGTCGCAGGACGTTGTATTTAAAGATCTTGGTTTGCTCGTCGTCGATGAAGAGCAACGCTTCGGGGTTACACATAAGGAAAAGCTGAAGAAGTTAAAAACGAATGTAGACGTGCTGACGCTAACAGCGACACCGATTCCGCGTACGCTGCATATGTCGATGCTTGGGGTACGCGATCTGTCGGTCATTGAGACGCCACCGGAAAATCGTTTCCCAGTACAAACCTACGTCGTAGAATATAGTCCTACGCTTGTCCGAGAAGCGGTGGAGCGGGAGCTTGCGCGAGAAGGACAGGTTTATTATCTATTCAATCGCGTCCAAGGCATCTATCAGATGGCAGAGCAAATTCGTGCACTCGTTCCGAATGCGCGCGTCGCTGTTGGTCATGGGCAGATGTCGGAGCAGGAGCTTGAGCGGACGATTCTTGACTTCCTTGATGGGGAGTACGACGTGCTCGTAAGCACGAGCATTATCGAGACGGGTGTCGATATTCCGAACGTCAACACACTACTCGTCCACGATGCGGACCGGATGGGACTGTCCCAGCTTTATCAGCTTCGGGGGCGCGTTGGTCGTTCTAATCGAATTGCCTATGCTTATTTTACGTACCAGAGAGATAAAGTGCTGACAGAGGTTGCGGAGAAAAGATTGCAATCGATTAAGGAGTTCACCGAGCTTGGCTCGGGCTTTAAGATTGCGATGCGTGACTTATCGATTCGCGGTGCCGGTAATCTTCTCGGTGCGGAGCAGCATGGCTTCATCGCTTCGGTGGGCTTCGACCTCTATTCACAGATGCTCGCGGATGAAATTCAAAGTCGTAAGCTAGAAATCGGTGGAGTTGCATTGCCTCCTCAACAAGTCAATACACAGCTTGATCTTAGTGTGGATGCGTATTTGCCACCAGATTATATCTATGACAGCATTCAGAAAATTGAAATTTATAAAAAGGTTGCTGCCGCAGCTTCTCTGGATGATGTGAGTGATCTGTTCGAGGAGCTTGTTGATCGATTTGGCGATCCACCAAAGGCAGTGCTCAATTTGCTCGCCGTCGCCAGATTGAAGGTGTATGGTCGTCGCTATGGCATTGAGTCGATGATGAAGCGTGGGGATGAAGTTACGCTCAAGATTGTTGAACGCCATCAAACAGATTTGGATAAGAACGAGCTTAGTGTTATCGAACAGAAATTCCAAGGTCGGATAAGCCATGCGATCGTGTCGAAGCAGCTGCATATTCGTTGTAAAGTACGGGGATTTGATGAAAATGCAGTATTGGCATTGTTGGAGGAGTTTCTGATACAATATGAAATAGTTATCAAATCGAAGGGAGAATTGCAGAATGTTGCACCATAAACGGACGTCGTACAGACGCCTAGCCATCATGATGCTGACAGCAGTGATGCTAGTCGCGCTCTTGTCCGGCTGCGGTAATAAAGACGGAGAATATCCGGGGTCAAGCAAAGGTGCGGTCATCGCTACATACAAAGATGGGACCGTAACCGACAAGGAATATGATAAGTATGCAGCTTTCATGATGTTCGTTAATCAGAATCAAGCGATGTATATGTCGATTCCACAGCTGAAAGAGCAATTCGTACAACAATATGCTCTTAAGAAGCATCTTTCGAAGGACGTGTCTGCTGAAGATTTGAAGAAAGCAAAGACGGAGGCAGACAACTTCCAGAAGGAATTGGAGACTGCGCTTAAGACAACAGAAGATCTTAAGAACTATATGAAGGAAAACGATCTTACTGCGAAAGAAGTAGCAAAGTTCTATACGCATGAATATGGCTTCCAACTGTATTACTCCGCGAAGCTGAATGAACTTACGCCTACGGTTACGGATGATGAGATCAAAGCGGAGTTCGAGAAGAGCCCATCTGATTTCAACGTTGTAACTGCGCGTCATATTCTTGTGAAGACGACTGACCCATCCACGGGTGAAATCGTACATGAGGAAGCAGATGCATTGAAGCGTGCTCAGGAAGTTAAAGCTAAGCTTGATGCTGGTGGTGACTGGAATGAGTTAGCGAAGGAATATTCAGAAGACGCTGGTTCGAGCTCTAACGGTGGTCTTTATGAAAACCAAGTCGTTGGCGGCTGGGTAACAGAATTCAAGAACGCTGCAAATACGCAAGCGATTGGTGTAATCGGAGAACCCGTTCTTACTGAATTTGGCTACCATGTCATATTGGTTGAGAAGCGCACAGAAACGACTGTGGACAAGCTCACAGACGCACAGAAAGATACGATAAGATCGTCTGTCGCATCCGTGAAGATTTCCGATTTCTTGCAAACTGAGCAAACAAACTTGGACATTAAAGTAACGTTGCCAGCTGAAGAGACAGAGGCTCCAAGCTCGCCAGAAGCTTCTGGCGCAGCGAGCGAAGAACCGTCAGCTTCACCTTCTGCTGCGAAGTAGCACCTATCGCACGTTAATAAAGCATGCTTAGGAACGAAGGTTGCGTTTGCGATCTGTTCCCGAGCATGTTTTTTGGTTATACAGAATTTATCGTCTAGGAGGGCGAAGCCGTTTTGTTTGCTGTGGTTTATAACTCCAGTTCAGGGGATGCGTATAAGAAATTGGCAGAGGTTGAATACTACACATACGATTCCAAGTTAATTCACCAACGAAAGTGGGGCAACACGAGCCATGAAAGCAACCGGGATTGTACGTCGGATTGATGACCTTGGGCGGGTCGTTATTCCTAAAGAAATTCGTCGCACACTGCGAATTCGTGAAGGAGATCCGTTGGAAATTTTCGTTGACCGAGACGGTGAAGTTATTCTCAAAAAATATTCTCCAATAGGCGAACTGGGCGACTTTGCTAAGGAATATGCCGAATCGTTATCTGAGAGCACTGGGCATATTGCAATTATTACGGACCGAGATACCGTTATCGCTTCAGCGGGTACAGCGCGCAAAGAATATTTGGATAAGTCAATTGGCTCCATTCTGGAAGATGCGATGGAAAACCGCAAGATCCTGCTAGAAGATCACGCAGGCAGCTATGAGGTATTGAAGGACTTAGGAGAAACTTTGGGATCATTCGTT is from Candidatus Cohnella colombiensis and encodes:
- a CDS encoding Veg family protein; translation: MAKNALLDIKRSLEPHVGSKIMLRANGGRRKTIERTGVLEEIYPSVFIVKLDQEQHAFKRVSYSYADILTESVEVMLCNDEGQVRINYLPN
- a CDS encoding small, acid-soluble spore protein, alpha/beta type translates to MSRRRRSTMSEEFKAEIAKDLGFYDIVQQEGWGGIRTKDAGNMVKRAIQIAEQAISKNPQA
- the ispE gene encoding 4-(cytidine 5'-diphospho)-2-C-methyl-D-erythritol kinase; this encodes MKIYEKAPAKINLLLDVLRKRDDGFHEVEMIMTMVDLADRLEMEELPRDQIVLTSQVGFIPLDEKNLAFQAAKLIKERYSVKRGVYIHLDKQIPVAAGLAGGSSDAAATLKGLNRLWDLQLSTAELEKLGAELGSDVPFCVRGGTAIARGRGEQLESISSPPQCWVILAKPPINVSTADVYGKFRVSELKAHPSITNMRSAIERQSFSDICSTLGNVLETVTLDRYPEVRQVKDCMVKLGADGVLMSGSGPTVFGLVSKEAKVSKIYNGLRGFCKEVFVVRMLT
- the purR gene encoding pur operon repressor, which codes for MKKLKRSARLVEMTQYLLARPHTLISLTAFADRYQSAKSSISEDLAIIKEVFADEGIGDLSTHAGAAGGVRFVPQCRKDVALQQIKSIISELQQPDRLLPGGYLYMTDLLGQPGMMQEVGRMFASAFADRNIDVIMTVETKGIPLAHATAAFLNLPVVIVRRDHKVTEGSAVSINYVSGSTKRIQTMSLARRALKEESRVLIIDDFMKAGGTIQGMVDLLHEFRAVVAGVGVFVESGEIEHEERLLQDYVSLARLTEVDLKSRHITIQPGNFFDLSESI
- a CDS encoding RidA family protein: MTLHIVSTDAAPAAIGPYAQAVRVGNLIYTSGQIPLTPAGDLVAGGIEEQTQQVLNNLKAVLAAEGSSLQDVVKTTVFLKDMNQFSIFNSVYASYFGEHTPARSTVEVARLPKDVLVEIEAIVTIPVETDKN
- the spoVG gene encoding septation regulator SpoVG, which codes for MQITDVRLRRVNSEGRMKAIASITIDNEFVVHDIRVIDGNNGMFVAMPSKRTPDGEFRDIAHPISSGTREKIQAAVLAEYERAAQDEEILVEEGAS
- the glmU gene encoding bifunctional UDP-N-acetylglucosamine diphosphorylase/glucosamine-1-phosphate N-acetyltransferase GlmU codes for the protein MKKLAIVLAAGQGKRMKSKLYKVLHQVCDKPMVSHALDSVREAGCERIVVVVGHGADAVQEVLGDSVEYALQAEQLGTGHAVSQAAPLLGEEEGVTIVTYGDTPLVDPDTIKLMMALHLEQSAAATVLTANVSDPTGLGRIIRGETGEVLRIVEQKDCTKEEATITEINTGTYCFDNRKLFSALREVKNDNSQGEYYATDVIGILRDQGERISAYMCEDPTEAIGVNDRLALGEAERVMRMRINANHQLNGVTLIDPEHTYIGANVQIGADTIIYPGTVLRGNTVVGTDCVIGPQSELRDTIVGSGSTVRQTVAENAVVGDECSVGPFAYLRPGTVLGRHVKIGDFVEIKNTIIGEHSKVPHLSYVGDAIVGTNVNIGCGAITANYDGFNKSKTEIGDNAFIGSNSNLIAPVKIGSGAYVVAGSTITQNVLDNDVAIARERQVNKPGYADKIRARARAKKDREKTDNNQ
- a CDS encoding ribose-phosphate diphosphokinase — protein: MAYPDNTLKIFSGSSNPRLAQSIASHIGVELGKSVVNRFSDGEIHVRLNESVRGSDVYVVQSTSDPVNEHLMELLVMVDALKRASAKTINVVIPYYGYGRQDRKARSRDPITAKLVANLIETAGTHRVIAMDLHAMQIQGFFDIPVDHLLGVPILGEYFQSKALDKPVVVSPDHGGVVRARRLADELQAPLAIIDKRRPEPNVVEVMNIIGDVSGRTAILIDDMIDTAGTISLAASALKKAGALEIYACCTHPVLSGQAMERLANAPIKEIVVTDTIHMREHCQLDKLKVLSVAPLMGEAIVRIHEQMSISKLFEPNV
- a CDS encoding 50S ribosomal protein L25, producing MNQTLQVEQREVMSQGALRQIRLAGKLPGVVYGKGLESPVTITLESKQVQALLRSNPHSVIEMDVPRIGKQTVMMAEIQRDSMSREVQHIDFKRIDMNEKIHTSVRIELQGKSIGEQEGGMIQIIMHELEIECYPKDIPDAIVADVSTLAVGDQLSVSDLKLPAGVASREEASTVIVSILAPQKALSEDEADAAADKAEEDRKHSEAAQAVDKK
- the pth gene encoding aminoacyl-tRNA hydrolase — translated: MKWIVGLGNPGSTYENTRHNAGFMVIDELARRYNADVSSKKCKGLVGEARINDEKVALLKPMTYMNLSGESLRAFMDFYKVKLEDCIVVYDDLDTEVGRIRLRYQGSAGGHNGIKSIIQHTGTQTFNRVRMGISRPEPGMVISDYVLSSFPKKERDALKQMIEEAADAIEHAITHPFEQTMAMYNAKH
- a CDS encoding anti-sigma-F factor Fin family protein, which encodes MAVKYVCRHCQMPLGTFDNADVSEFRLGLHSLTLDERKRIIAYNSNGDVTVRVICDYCNQTLDSNPELALLSNPLQ